The proteins below come from a single Salinilacihabitans rarus genomic window:
- the larC gene encoding nickel pincer cofactor biosynthesis protein LarC, translated as MDTLAFDGRAGASGDMILAALLAVGADPSVLDPVEDALDLEYRIGRTEKCGIAATAVDVVLTGSDGGADGEHGHGDGGEDGHDAHAHDHDEDGHDHHEHDHVPAEGHGPHRSYPEVREIVSEMSLPESVERDALATFEILGEAEAAVHGTDLEATHFHEVGADDAIADVVGAALLLDDLDPDRVVTTPLSAGGGTVSTSHGEYPVPTPAVVAVAERADWSLRGGPVERELLTPTGAAILARVAEGVETLPAVDVESAGYGAGGYDLDPHPNVLRALVGRAEGDLVRDEIAVLETNLDDATPEVLGGLQERLADAGARDVSILPATMKKSRPGHLVKVICKPADRERVARRLAEETGTLGVRDAGATHRWIAERAFETVDLDVDGETYAVTVKVASDADGTVYDVSAEYDDAAAVARETGLAVREVIRRAERSVKARGSFE; from the coding sequence ATGGACACACTCGCGTTCGACGGCCGGGCCGGCGCGAGCGGGGACATGATCCTCGCCGCCCTGCTGGCCGTCGGAGCCGACCCCTCGGTCCTCGACCCCGTCGAGGACGCGCTGGACCTCGAGTACCGGATCGGCCGCACCGAGAAGTGCGGCATCGCCGCGACGGCTGTCGACGTGGTGTTGACGGGGTCGGACGGCGGAGCCGACGGCGAACACGGTCACGGAGACGGGGGCGAGGACGGGCACGACGCACACGCCCACGACCACGACGAGGACGGGCACGACCACCACGAGCACGATCACGTCCCCGCCGAGGGTCACGGCCCCCACCGGAGCTATCCCGAGGTCCGCGAGATCGTTTCGGAGATGTCCCTCCCCGAGTCGGTCGAGCGCGACGCGCTGGCGACCTTCGAGATCCTCGGCGAGGCCGAGGCCGCCGTCCACGGGACCGACCTCGAAGCGACCCACTTCCACGAGGTCGGCGCCGACGACGCCATCGCGGACGTCGTGGGTGCGGCGCTGCTGCTCGACGACCTCGACCCCGACCGCGTCGTGACGACGCCCCTGTCCGCGGGCGGCGGGACCGTCTCCACGAGCCACGGCGAGTACCCCGTTCCGACCCCCGCGGTCGTCGCGGTCGCCGAGCGCGCCGACTGGTCGCTGCGCGGCGGCCCCGTCGAACGCGAGTTGCTCACCCCCACGGGCGCGGCCATCCTCGCCCGCGTCGCCGAGGGCGTCGAGACGCTGCCGGCCGTCGACGTCGAGTCGGCCGGCTACGGCGCCGGCGGCTACGACCTCGACCCCCACCCGAACGTCCTCCGGGCACTCGTCGGCCGGGCGGAAGGCGACCTCGTCCGCGACGAGATCGCGGTCCTCGAGACGAACCTCGACGACGCGACGCCCGAAGTGCTGGGCGGCCTGCAGGAGCGCCTCGCCGACGCCGGCGCGCGGGACGTCTCGATCCTCCCGGCGACGATGAAGAAGTCCCGGCCGGGACACCTCGTGAAAGTGATCTGCAAGCCCGCGGACCGCGAGCGGGTCGCCCGTCGGCTGGCCGAGGAGACCGGCACGCTGGGCGTGCGCGACGCGGGCGCCACCCACCGGTGGATCGCCGAGCGGGCGTTCGAGACGGTCGACCTCGACGTCGACGGCGAGACCTACGCGGTGACGGTGAAGGTCGCGAGCGACGCCGACGGCACAGTGTACGACGTCAGCGCGGAGTACGACGACGCGGCGGCCGTCGCCCGCGAGACCGGGCTGGCGGTCCGCGAGGTGATTCGGCGGGCCGAACGGTCGGTCAAAGCGAGAGGTTCGTTCGAGTGA
- a CDS encoding sugar phosphate nucleotidyltransferase has product MPVDTAVVLAAGEGTRLRPLTRNRPKPMLPAATKPILEHVLDRLANVGVGEIIVVVGYGRERVQSYFGPSHRNVPLTYATQEHQLGTGHALLAAESAVDGTFLAINGDQIADARIVRDVVDAHDGAAATLALLRRPSVAGYGGVLVDDGQVTGIVENPSDDGEYLLNAGVYALEPSVFDAVREAEPRDGEHSLVDGLTRLVEAGAEVRGAVSDGLWVDATYPWDLLDVSVELLDEGVVDGNPREASRQTATVHESAVIRDPVVVDRDCAIGPGAVVGPYACLGENATVGSNAVVRRSVVDADAHVGDNATLVDCVTGTGVTVGPGSTIPGGPGDVRVGDRVFEDEALGALLADRVRDRGAVGYVPGAIVGPDVELETGSTVRGTIEEGTEVRS; this is encoded by the coding sequence ATGCCCGTCGACACCGCGGTCGTCCTCGCCGCCGGGGAGGGGACCCGCCTCCGGCCGCTCACCCGGAACCGTCCGAAACCGATGCTCCCGGCGGCGACGAAACCGATCCTCGAACACGTCCTCGATCGCCTCGCGAACGTCGGCGTCGGCGAAATCATCGTTGTCGTCGGCTACGGACGCGAACGGGTCCAGTCGTACTTCGGGCCCTCCCACCGGAACGTCCCGCTCACGTACGCCACGCAGGAACACCAACTCGGGACGGGACACGCCCTCCTCGCGGCCGAGTCGGCCGTCGACGGGACGTTCCTCGCGATCAACGGCGACCAGATCGCCGACGCCCGGATCGTCCGGGACGTCGTGGACGCACACGACGGCGCCGCCGCGACGCTCGCGCTGTTGCGACGGCCGAGCGTCGCCGGCTACGGCGGCGTCCTCGTCGACGACGGGCAGGTGACCGGGATCGTCGAGAACCCGTCCGACGACGGGGAGTACCTGCTCAACGCGGGCGTCTACGCGCTCGAACCGTCGGTGTTCGACGCCGTCCGCGAGGCCGAGCCACGCGACGGGGAGCACTCGCTGGTCGACGGGCTGACGCGGCTCGTCGAGGCCGGCGCGGAGGTGCGGGGCGCGGTCTCGGACGGCCTCTGGGTCGACGCCACGTACCCGTGGGACCTGCTCGACGTCTCCGTCGAACTGCTGGACGAGGGCGTGGTCGACGGGAACCCGCGGGAGGCCAGCCGGCAGACGGCGACCGTACACGAGTCCGCCGTGATCCGCGACCCGGTCGTCGTCGACCGCGACTGCGCGATCGGGCCGGGCGCCGTCGTCGGCCCGTACGCGTGTCTCGGCGAGAACGCGACCGTCGGCTCGAACGCCGTCGTCCGGCGGAGCGTCGTCGACGCCGACGCCCACGTCGGGGACAACGCCACGCTGGTCGACTGCGTGACGGGAACCGGCGTCACGGTCGGACCGGGGTCGACGATCCCGGGCGGCCCGGGCGACGTCCGCGTCGGCGACCGCGTCTTCGAGGACGAGGCGCTGGGCGCGCTGCTGGCCGACCGCGTCCGCGACCGCGGCGCCGTCGGCTACGTCCCGGGGGCGATCGTCGGTCCCGACGTCGAACTGGAGACGGGGTCGACCGTCCGCGGGACGATCGAGGAGGGAACGGAGGTGCGGTCCTGA
- the glmS gene encoding glutamine--fructose-6-phosphate transaminase (isomerizing) — protein sequence MCGIVGYAGERTNEDVVDVLLDGLSRLEYRGYDSAGLAVANSSISVVKRRGELSALEEAVPADDLEGFAGIGHTRWSTHGPPTDANAHPHTDCDGTVAVVHNGIIENYQPLRDELEAEGHEFDSETDTEVVPHLIERALDRGDDVETAFRRTIDRLEGSYAVAAVCADRETVYAARQQSPLVLGVGDDGYFLASDVPAFLEYTDEVVYLEDGQFASIRSSGVEITDESGAIVDVPVETVDWDPEDAGKSGYDHYMLKEIHEQPRAIRKCLRGRPRALEGTVSIDELDDVPRPERVHLVACGTSYHAALYGARLFRERGIPATAALASEYAVDAYPVDDGTLVVGVTQSGETADTMRALRDAGGRGARTLAVTNVVGSSAARECDHVLYIRAGPEISVAATKTFTSQQVALAMLSSALADARSREFVEALRALPDRLQSVLDDSRAREIADEYVDADAYFFVGRGYAAPVAREGALKMKEISYRYAEGFPAGEFKHGPLALITDRTPVFAVINREANAEKMLGNVKEVASRGAPVIAVTDAPEAVGHHADHVLRVPDTHWRFTPILANVQLQLVAYWVANRLGRSIDKPRNLAKSVTVE from the coding sequence ATGTGTGGCATCGTGGGCTACGCCGGCGAGCGGACGAACGAGGACGTCGTCGACGTACTGCTAGACGGCCTCTCGCGGCTCGAGTACCGGGGGTACGACTCGGCGGGTCTCGCGGTCGCGAACTCCTCGATCTCGGTGGTCAAACGCCGGGGCGAACTGTCGGCGCTCGAGGAGGCCGTGCCGGCGGACGACCTCGAGGGGTTCGCGGGGATCGGCCACACCCGCTGGAGCACCCACGGGCCGCCGACCGACGCGAACGCCCACCCGCACACCGACTGCGACGGGACGGTCGCCGTCGTCCACAACGGCATCATCGAGAACTACCAACCACTGCGGGACGAACTCGAAGCCGAGGGCCACGAGTTCGACAGCGAGACCGACACCGAGGTCGTCCCTCACCTGATCGAGCGGGCGCTCGACCGGGGCGACGACGTCGAGACGGCGTTCCGGCGAACGATCGATCGACTGGAGGGGAGTTACGCCGTCGCGGCGGTCTGTGCCGACCGGGAGACCGTCTACGCCGCCCGCCAGCAGTCCCCGCTGGTCCTCGGGGTCGGCGACGACGGCTACTTCCTCGCGAGCGACGTCCCGGCCTTCCTCGAATACACCGACGAGGTCGTCTACCTCGAGGACGGCCAGTTCGCCTCGATCCGCTCCTCGGGCGTCGAGATCACCGACGAGAGCGGCGCGATCGTCGACGTGCCCGTCGAGACCGTCGACTGGGACCCCGAGGACGCGGGCAAGAGCGGCTACGACCACTACATGCTCAAGGAGATCCACGAACAGCCCCGCGCGATCCGCAAGTGCCTCCGGGGCCGTCCGCGGGCGCTCGAAGGCACCGTCTCGATCGACGAACTCGACGACGTGCCCCGCCCGGAGCGCGTCCACCTCGTCGCCTGCGGGACCTCCTACCACGCCGCGCTGTACGGGGCGCGGCTGTTCCGCGAGCGCGGGATCCCGGCGACGGCCGCCCTCGCGAGCGAGTACGCCGTCGACGCCTACCCCGTCGACGACGGGACGCTGGTCGTCGGCGTCACCCAGAGCGGCGAGACCGCCGACACGATGCGCGCGCTCCGGGACGCGGGCGGTCGGGGCGCGCGGACGCTCGCGGTCACCAACGTCGTCGGGAGTTCGGCCGCCCGCGAGTGCGATCACGTCCTCTACATCCGCGCCGGCCCGGAGATCAGCGTCGCCGCGACGAAGACGTTCACCTCCCAGCAGGTCGCGCTGGCGATGCTCTCCAGCGCCCTCGCCGACGCCCGCTCCCGGGAGTTCGTCGAGGCGCTGCGGGCGCTGCCCGACCGGCTCCAGTCGGTGCTCGACGACTCCCGCGCCCGCGAGATCGCAGACGAGTACGTCGACGCCGACGCGTACTTCTTCGTCGGCCGCGGCTACGCCGCTCCGGTCGCCCGGGAGGGGGCGCTGAAGATGAAAGAGATCAGCTACCGGTACGCCGAGGGGTTCCCCGCCGGCGAGTTCAAACACGGCCCGCTGGCGCTGATCACCGACCGGACGCCCGTCTTCGCCGTGATAAACCGGGAGGCGAACGCGGAGAAGATGCTCGGGAACGTAAAGGAAGTCGCGTCCCGCGGCGCCCCCGTGATCGCAGTGACGGACGCGCCGGAGGCGGTCGGCCACCACGCGGACCACGTGCTGCGGGTGCCCGACACGCACTGGCGGTTCACCCCGATCCTGGCGAACGTCCAGTTGCAGTTAGTGGCCTACTGGGTCGCGAACCGCCTCGGACGGTCGATCGACAAGCCGCGGAATCTGGCGAAGAGCGTCACCGTCGAGTAA
- a CDS encoding ABC transporter ATP-binding protein codes for MPETDTSDSGPTWRDKGRALYRVATFQPKFALAVIALSVVAALLEGVGLSFIMPIVEVAQTDSPAESADGLLEAFLTIYERLGVPFTLGYLVAGVTGVMAVRFTSSFLVGWVRAAIETKYVRHLQEEAFDRALDAKVAYFDREGSDEILNVIVTQAGYAGSVITYVLRSIEQGLLAVMYLAIALYLAPLLTVLAAVFLGGVTLLFKHVLGTGYSIGEEVADAKEGIQSRAQAGTQGVREIKLFGMIDELRDGFSESAEKFERNSIRVERNDSAITNYYQLVTAVSVFGLIYLALAFSPLSLAELGVFLFAMFKLGPKISNLNRHLYRVDSQLPHLVRTQAFIDEIERNREPTAASRAVPAPVDRIEVDDVRFSYDSNDETVLRGVSFELERDEFVAFVGPSGAGKSTVASLLARMYEPDGGEIRADGVPVDECDVQEWRSRVTVVRQDPYIFNETLRRNVTVGKRDATRAEVERVCEVAQVTEFLPDLPNGYETVLGDQGVKLSGGQRQRVAIARALLKDADLLILDEATSDLDTALERRVHRGIESMDRDYAMLVIAHRLSTVTNADRIYTMEDGEIVEVGPHEELLSNSSTYSSLYSLQSQ; via the coding sequence ATGCCCGAAACCGATACGTCCGACTCCGGCCCGACGTGGCGCGACAAAGGACGCGCACTGTACCGCGTCGCGACGTTCCAGCCGAAGTTCGCCCTCGCGGTGATCGCCTTGAGCGTCGTCGCCGCGCTGCTCGAGGGGGTCGGGTTGAGCTTCATCATGCCGATCGTCGAGGTCGCACAGACCGACTCGCCGGCCGAGAGCGCAGACGGCCTGCTCGAGGCGTTTCTGACGATCTACGAACGACTGGGGGTCCCGTTCACGCTCGGGTATCTGGTCGCGGGGGTGACGGGAGTGATGGCGGTGCGGTTCACTTCGTCGTTTCTGGTCGGGTGGGTGCGGGCGGCGATCGAGACGAAATACGTCAGACACCTGCAAGAGGAGGCGTTCGACCGGGCGCTGGACGCGAAAGTGGCGTACTTCGACCGGGAGGGGTCCGACGAAATCCTGAACGTGATCGTAACCCAGGCGGGGTACGCGGGAAGCGTTATCACCTACGTGTTGCGCTCGATCGAACAGGGGTTGCTCGCCGTGATGTACCTCGCTATCGCACTCTACCTGGCGCCGCTGTTGACGGTACTCGCGGCGGTGTTCCTTGGCGGTGTGACGCTTCTGTTCAAGCACGTACTCGGTACGGGCTACTCGATCGGAGAGGAAGTCGCCGACGCGAAAGAGGGCATCCAATCCCGGGCTCAGGCCGGAACCCAGGGCGTCCGGGAGATCAAGCTCTTCGGGATGATCGACGAACTTCGGGACGGTTTCAGCGAGTCGGCGGAGAAGTTCGAACGGAACTCCATCAGGGTCGAACGGAACGACTCGGCGATCACGAATTACTATCAGCTCGTGACCGCCGTGTCCGTCTTCGGCCTGATCTACCTCGCGCTGGCGTTCTCCCCGTTGAGCCTCGCTGAACTCGGCGTGTTCCTGTTCGCGATGTTCAAGCTCGGCCCCAAGATCAGCAACCTGAACAGGCACCTGTACCGCGTCGACAGCCAACTTCCACACCTCGTGCGAACGCAGGCGTTCATCGACGAGATCGAACGGAACCGCGAACCGACCGCCGCGTCGAGGGCGGTCCCGGCTCCCGTCGACCGGATCGAGGTCGACGACGTCCGGTTCAGCTACGACTCGAACGACGAAACGGTGCTCCGTGGCGTCTCGTTCGAACTCGAACGGGACGAGTTCGTCGCGTTCGTCGGCCCGTCCGGAGCGGGAAAGTCGACCGTCGCGTCGTTGCTCGCCAGGATGTACGAACCCGACGGCGGCGAGATCCGGGCCGACGGCGTCCCGGTCGACGAGTGTGACGTACAGGAGTGGCGCTCTCGGGTAACCGTCGTCAGACAGGATCCGTATATATTCAACGAGACCCTCCGGCGGAACGTGACCGTCGGGAAGCGAGACGCTACGCGCGCGGAGGTCGAACGGGTGTGCGAGGTCGCGCAGGTGACCGAGTTCCTTCCCGACTTGCCGAACGGATACGAGACCGTACTCGGCGATCAGGGGGTGAAACTCTCCGGCGGCCAGCGACAGCGGGTCGCGATCGCGCGGGCGCTGTTGAAAGACGCCGACCTGTTGATCCTCGACGAAGCGACGAGCGATCTGGATACGGCACTCGAACGGCGCGTTCACCGGGGAATCGAATCGATGGACCGGGACTACGCGATGCTGGTGATCGCACACCGCCTCTCGACGGTGACGAACGCCGATCGGATCTACACGATGGAGGACGGTGAAATCGTCGAGGTCGGGCCCCACGAGGAGTTGCTGTCGAACTCGAGTACGTACTCGTCGCTGTACTCGTTGCAGTCCCAGTAA
- a CDS encoding NAD-dependent epimerase/dehydratase family protein produces the protein MTPESILVTGSSGMIGTALVERLHAEGYDVTGVDVTPNRWSDEVDAVTELVDLRERGGLDDLSSEFDAIIHLGAHARVHRLVERPELAMENVTMTFNLLEFARENGISKFVFASSREVYGNTDRVVYDESATYADTSESPYTASKIGGESMVTAYGQCYDLTTTIVRLSNVYGRYDAADRVVPLFVARCHEDLDLIVYGANKVLDFTYIDDCVDGLYGCIERHHKVADTTLNIASGQGTSLIELARRVADLTSNESEIVVESTRTGEVSRYVADIGRARRVLDYDPRYPFSAGIEETVDWYVERPAVLERILSNSSASGP, from the coding sequence ATGACTCCCGAATCCATCCTCGTCACCGGAAGTAGCGGAATGATAGGAACGGCGCTCGTCGAACGGTTACACGCCGAAGGCTACGACGTGACCGGCGTCGACGTTACCCCCAACCGCTGGTCGGACGAGGTCGACGCGGTGACCGAACTCGTCGACCTCCGCGAGAGGGGCGGCCTCGACGACCTGTCGTCGGAGTTCGACGCGATAATCCACCTCGGAGCGCACGCACGGGTTCACCGACTCGTCGAGCGGCCGGAACTCGCGATGGAGAACGTGACGATGACGTTCAACCTGCTCGAGTTCGCCCGAGAGAACGGGATCTCGAAGTTCGTCTTCGCCAGTTCGAGGGAAGTGTACGGGAACACCGATCGGGTCGTCTACGACGAGTCGGCGACCTACGCCGACACCAGCGAGAGCCCGTACACGGCGAGCAAGATCGGCGGCGAATCCATGGTTACGGCGTACGGTCAGTGTTACGACCTGACGACGACCATCGTGCGACTCTCGAACGTGTACGGGCGATACGATGCTGCGGACCGGGTCGTCCCCCTGTTCGTCGCCCGGTGTCACGAAGACCTCGATCTGATCGTCTACGGCGCGAACAAGGTACTCGACTTCACGTACATCGACGACTGTGTCGATGGGCTCTACGGCTGTATCGAACGGCATCACAAAGTCGCGGACACGACGTTGAACATCGCCTCCGGGCAGGGAACGTCGCTGATCGAACTGGCACGGAGGGTAGCCGACCTGACGTCGAACGAGTCGGAGATCGTCGTGGAGTCGACCAGAACGGGTGAGGTGAGCAGGTACGTCGCGGACATCGGACGGGCGAGACGAGTCCTCGACTACGATCCGCGGTATCCGTTTTCGGCGGGAATCGAGGAGACGGTGGACTGGTACGTAGAGCGGCCGGCCGTGCTCGAACGGATCCTGTCGAACTCGTCGGCGTCGGGTCCCTAG
- a CDS encoding glycosyltransferase family 2 protein — MVTYDRPEHVDRLLGRLVSQRSRPDEVIVVNNGANEETRRVVESHASRFGRRSIDLRHHARGEDTSLQRGRNDAIELSNGDVICFLDDDVVPRETWLEGIERGYEWDDSAVAVGGPAPVTDEDLAFQYDVETSPTNQNFINQYGEHTQRTYKWIPSAPVRTDFLVGANMSFSVDAIEDLGGFDPDYEGHPQFEELDVMAKLWKRDETLVYHPRALVYHINASQAESERVSYWYGRNSLRFRRKNFPETYPRSLFRLLVDVEYGTPVWRQLGRVVLDDDSASRWRLRGYLDELLLDRFDGPVGERLAAPYADG, encoded by the coding sequence GTGGTAACGTACGATCGGCCCGAACACGTCGATCGGTTGCTGGGACGTCTGGTCTCGCAGCGGTCCCGCCCCGACGAGGTCATCGTCGTCAACAACGGCGCCAACGAGGAGACGCGACGCGTCGTCGAATCGCACGCGTCGCGCTTTGGCCGACGGTCGATCGATCTCCGTCACCACGCGAGGGGAGAGGACACCAGCCTACAGCGAGGGCGAAACGACGCGATCGAGTTGTCGAACGGGGACGTCATCTGTTTTCTGGACGACGACGTCGTTCCCAGGGAGACGTGGCTGGAAGGGATCGAACGCGGATACGAGTGGGACGACTCCGCGGTCGCCGTGGGCGGGCCCGCTCCGGTCACGGACGAAGACCTCGCGTTCCAGTACGACGTCGAGACCTCGCCGACGAATCAGAACTTCATCAACCAGTACGGCGAACACACGCAACGTACCTACAAGTGGATCCCGTCGGCACCCGTCAGAACTGACTTCCTCGTCGGAGCGAACATGTCGTTCAGCGTCGACGCGATCGAGGACCTCGGCGGGTTCGACCCGGACTACGAAGGCCATCCACAGTTCGAGGAACTGGACGTGATGGCGAAACTGTGGAAACGCGACGAGACGCTCGTCTATCACCCCAGGGCACTCGTGTACCACATAAACGCGTCGCAGGCGGAGAGCGAGCGCGTATCGTACTGGTACGGGCGCAACAGCCTGCGATTTCGGCGGAAGAATTTCCCGGAAACGTACCCTCGTTCGCTGTTTCGCTTGCTGGTCGACGTGGAGTACGGGACGCCCGTGTGGCGGCAACTCGGACGGGTCGTCCTCGACGACGACAGCGCCTCCCGATGGCGGTTGCGGGGGTACCTCGACGAGTTGCTCCTCGATCGGTTCGACGGACCGGTCGGCGAACGGTTGGCGGCCCCGTACGCCGACGGATGA
- a CDS encoding glycosyltransferase family 4 protein, which translates to MRILRVAQKVYPDVSGGGPYHVHAMSRDQAAMGHDVTVLTVRHAPDRPRIEERDGYAVVRFDPALAPLGNDVSPGVARYLAATEGFDVVHAHSHLYFSTNLAAARRALGDPPLAITNHGLYSQNAPEWAFDLYLQSLGRWTFDRADVVFCYTEPEKRRLREVGVSSRVDVVPNGIDADRFAPDGPESELIDHDGPVALFVGRLVDGKRPQDAIRAVARVEDAVPDVELHVCGDGPLRGRLESLARDLAIDDRVAFHGQRSYDEMPGIYRSADVLVLPSRSEGVPRTVLEAMATDTPVVTSDLDQLVSLVEGCGRTVPVGRPERFATALERELTAPIERSPRSAIRARGYEWRRTVDETTRRLRAIVDRTGRTGPTDGKRPNPRS; encoded by the coding sequence ATGCGGATCCTGCGTGTCGCCCAGAAGGTCTACCCGGACGTAAGCGGCGGCGGTCCGTACCACGTCCACGCGATGAGCCGCGATCAGGCGGCGATGGGCCACGACGTGACCGTCCTCACCGTCCGGCACGCCCCCGACCGCCCCCGGATCGAGGAGCGCGACGGGTACGCGGTGGTGCGGTTCGATCCGGCCCTCGCGCCGCTCGGAAACGACGTCAGCCCCGGCGTGGCACGGTACCTGGCGGCCACAGAGGGGTTCGACGTCGTTCACGCTCACTCGCACCTGTACTTCTCGACGAACCTGGCCGCGGCGAGGCGCGCGCTCGGGGACCCTCCGCTGGCGATCACGAACCACGGGCTGTACTCGCAGAACGCACCCGAGTGGGCGTTCGACCTCTACCTGCAGTCGCTCGGCCGGTGGACGTTCGACCGGGCCGACGTGGTGTTTTGTTACACGGAGCCCGAGAAACGTCGCCTGCGGGAGGTCGGCGTCTCGAGTCGGGTCGACGTCGTTCCGAACGGGATCGACGCGGACCGGTTCGCGCCCGACGGCCCCGAGAGCGAGTTGATCGACCACGACGGCCCGGTGGCGTTGTTCGTCGGACGGTTGGTCGACGGCAAACGGCCACAGGACGCGATACGTGCGGTCGCCCGGGTCGAGGACGCGGTTCCGGACGTCGAACTTCACGTCTGTGGCGACGGCCCGCTTCGGGGTCGCCTCGAATCGCTCGCTCGAGACCTCGCGATCGACGACCGCGTGGCGTTCCACGGGCAGCGCTCGTACGACGAAATGCCGGGCATCTACCGGAGCGCCGACGTGCTGGTACTCCCGAGCCGTTCCGAGGGCGTTCCGCGGACCGTCCTCGAGGCGATGGCGACCGACACGCCCGTCGTCACGAGCGATCTCGACCAGCTCGTGTCGCTCGTCGAGGGGTGTGGACGGACCGTCCCGGTCGGCCGCCCGGAGCGGTTCGCGACCGCGCTCGAACGCGAGTTGACGGCGCCGATCGAGCGGTCCCCGCGGTCGGCGATCCGAGCCCGCGGGTACGAGTGGCGGCGGACCGTCGATGAAACGACCCGACGTTTACGGGCGATCGTCGACCGGACCGGACGAACGGGCCCCACCGACGGGAAGCGGCCGAACCCCCGCTCGTGA
- a CDS encoding sugar transferase — protein MVTGWRYRAVSVLGVVVLTVGAVTVANHRLSQSLFTTYVPLFNRLDVTVLSGESLYWALALSVLAVAGSLVPLYKPHPRRILDTVFLAQKRVLIGGLALATLGYFEWSYRLPRATLVMAVGLLAITIPAWFVWIRRPTGDPGRTLVVGDDREQIERIAPEVGTPLLGYLCPSIADVDRGPVEPAADGGTTAGDDVGETAATRDEGVLHRLGGLSRLRDVLVKYDVDTVVLAFRRADRAEFFGALEACHEHGVDAKVHREYADNVLVSADDVGELVDVDLEPWDPIDHLFKRVFDVTFAAVGLVALAPLVLAIAVAIKLDSPGPVLYGQERTAGFGGTFRVYKFRTMVPEDESAVPTDDEENDRITRVGHTLRRTHLDEIPQLWSILAGRMSVVGPRAAWVDEEQLLECDAPTWRKRWFVKPGLTGLAQINDAKSTDPDAKLRYDLEYIRRQSLWFDLQIVIRQLWLVLEDVYRVLRG, from the coding sequence ATGGTCACGGGTTGGCGGTACCGCGCGGTGAGCGTCCTCGGAGTCGTCGTACTGACCGTCGGAGCGGTTACGGTCGCGAACCACCGCCTCTCCCAGTCGCTGTTTACGACGTACGTGCCGCTGTTCAACCGCCTCGACGTGACGGTGTTGAGCGGCGAATCGCTGTACTGGGCGCTCGCGCTGAGCGTGCTCGCGGTCGCGGGAAGTCTCGTTCCGCTCTACAAGCCCCACCCGCGACGCATCCTCGACACCGTATTTCTCGCGCAAAAACGCGTGCTCATCGGCGGACTCGCGCTCGCGACGCTGGGTTACTTCGAGTGGTCTTACCGCCTGCCGCGAGCGACGCTCGTGATGGCCGTCGGGCTACTGGCGATCACGATTCCCGCGTGGTTCGTGTGGATTCGCCGACCGACCGGCGACCCCGGGAGAACGCTGGTCGTCGGCGACGACCGCGAACAGATCGAACGGATCGCGCCGGAGGTCGGGACGCCGCTTCTCGGCTACCTCTGTCCGTCGATCGCCGACGTCGACCGCGGACCGGTCGAACCCGCCGCGGACGGCGGGACGACCGCCGGCGACGACGTCGGCGAGACGGCCGCGACGCGCGACGAGGGCGTCCTGCACCGTCTCGGAGGGTTATCGCGGCTCAGGGACGTCCTCGTGAAGTACGACGTCGACACCGTCGTGTTGGCCTTCCGGCGTGCCGACCGCGCGGAGTTCTTCGGCGCGCTGGAGGCGTGTCACGAGCACGGCGTGGACGCGAAAGTACACCGGGAGTACGCCGACAACGTGTTGGTTTCGGCGGACGACGTCGGCGAACTGGTGGACGTGGACCTCGAACCGTGGGACCCGATCGATCACCTGTTCAAGCGCGTCTTCGACGTGACGTTCGCCGCGGTCGGTCTGGTGGCGCTCGCGCCGCTGGTGCTGGCTATCGCGGTCGCGATCAAACTCGACAGCCCGGGACCGGTGCTGTACGGGCAGGAGCGGACGGCGGGGTTCGGGGGCACCTTCCGCGTGTACAAGTTCCGGACGATGGTCCCCGAAGACGAGTCCGCGGTCCCGACCGACGACGAGGAGAACGACCGCATCACCCGGGTCGGCCACACGCTGCGGCGGACGCACCTCGACGAGATTCCGCAGTTGTGGTCGATCCTCGCGGGTCGGATGAGCGTCGTCGGGCCGCGAGCCGCGTGGGTGGACGAAGAGCAGTTGCTCGAGTGCGACGCCCCCACGTGGCGCAAGCGGTGGTTCGTCAAGCCCGGCCTGACCGGTCTGGCGCAGATCAACGACGCGAAGAGCACCGACCCGGATGCGAAACTTCGCTACGACCTCGAGTACATCCGGCGACAGTCGCTGTGGTTCGACCTCCAGATCGTGATCCGGCAACTGTGGCTGGTGCTGGAGGACGTGTACCGCGTCTTGCGAGGGTGA